ATCATCTCCGCGGGCATCGCCATGAGCCCGGAGGGGCGGCGGGTGTTTGCGGACCTGACGGTGCTGGAGAACCTGAAGCTGGGAGCCTACCTCCGCAAGGACAAAGCGGAGATCGAAAAGGACCTGAAATGGGTCTATGAGCTGTTCCCCCGGCTGGAGGAACGGAACTGGCAGTCCGCCGGCACCCTCTCCGGCGGCGAACAGCAGATGCTGGCGGTGGGCCGGGCCCTGATGTCACGGCCGAAGCTGATGATGCTGGATGAGCCGTCCCTGGGCCTGGCGCCGCTGGTGGTGCAGGACATCTTCTCCATCATCCGGGAGATCAACCGCCAGGGCGTGACGGTACTGCTGATCGAGCAGAACGCCAACATGGCCTTGAAGATCGCGGACCTGGCCTATGTGCTGGAGACGGGGAACATCACCATGTCCGGCACCGGCGCGGAGCTGCTGGCCAATGAGAAGATCAAAGAGGCGTATCTCGGCAAGCACAGATAAGGGGA
This DNA window, taken from Dysosmobacter welbionis, encodes the following:
- a CDS encoding ABC transporter ATP-binding protein, translating into MLKIQQLRVSYGGIQALRGIDLEVPDGKIVTLIGANGAGKSTTLRTISGLVKAESGSIQWNGEELLGKPIDKIISAGIAMSPEGRRVFADLTVLENLKLGAYLRKDKAEIEKDLKWVYELFPRLEERNWQSAGTLSGGEQQMLAVGRALMSRPKLMMLDEPSLGLAPLVVQDIFSIIREINRQGVTVLLIEQNANMALKIADLAYVLETGNITMSGTGAELLANEKIKEAYLGKHR